A genomic region of Nodularia sp. LEGE 06071 contains the following coding sequences:
- the hisF gene encoding imidazole glycerol phosphate synthase subunit HisF codes for MLSKRILPCLDVKAGRVVKGVNFVDLKDAGDPVELAKVYNEAGADELVFLDITATHEDRDTIIDVVYRTAEQVFIPLTVGGGIQSLENVKALLRAGADKVSINSAAVRDPDLINRASDRFGNQCIVVAIDARRRVDPNNPGWDVYVRGGRENTGLDALRWAQEVERRGAGELLVTSMDADGTQAGYDLGLTRAIAESVQVPVIASGGAGNCEHIYTALTEGKAEAALLASLLHYGQLSVAEIKNYLHDHSVPVRLCY; via the coding sequence ATGTTATCTAAAAGAATCTTACCGTGCTTAGATGTGAAGGCGGGACGGGTTGTAAAAGGAGTTAACTTTGTAGACCTCAAGGATGCCGGCGATCCGGTGGAACTGGCAAAGGTTTACAATGAAGCCGGTGCTGATGAGTTAGTGTTTCTGGATATTACAGCTACTCATGAAGACCGGGATACAATTATTGATGTGGTGTACCGCACTGCTGAACAGGTCTTTATTCCGTTGACTGTGGGTGGTGGGATTCAATCCTTAGAAAATGTTAAAGCTTTGTTACGAGCAGGGGCTGACAAGGTTAGTATTAATTCGGCGGCGGTACGTGATCCAGACTTAATAAATCGGGCAAGCGATCGCTTTGGTAATCAATGCATCGTTGTTGCAATTGATGCCAGACGCAGGGTTGACCCCAACAATCCTGGCTGGGATGTGTATGTGCGAGGTGGGAGAGAAAATACTGGTTTAGATGCCTTACGTTGGGCGCAAGAAGTGGAAAGACGAGGTGCAGGAGAATTACTGGTGACAAGTATGGATGCAGACGGAACTCAAGCTGGCTACGACTTAGGTCTAACAAGAGCGATCGCCGAATCTGTACAAGTTCCCGTCATTGCTTCTGGTGGTGCAGGTAATTGTGAACATATTTATACGGCATTAACTGAGGGTAAAGCCGAAGCTGCATTACTAGCATCATTACTGCATTACGGACAATTAAGCGTGGCAGAAATTAAGAACTATCTGCACGATCATTCAGTACCAGTACGGTTGTGTTACTGA
- a CDS encoding bestrophin family protein, with protein MKLKKTNWFKLVFQLKGSVISAIYIRVIGFGLFGFIISVLYYLKLPVSQPILGSVVPSIVLGLLLVFRTNTAYERFWEGRRLWGNLVNDARNMAWQIGAIMNDIEPQDQANRIRAMRLVGALLVSCKLYLRLEPVNSELEALMSRSQYLQLKTINNPPLLIVSWIADYLQQQYKRGSDVLHYSHVIFMQTTVKSMMESLGHCERILRTPLPLAYSIHLKQLLLIYCLLLPFQLVKDLGWGTGLLVSLISFTLLGIEEIGMEIENPFGYDPNDLPLDDICNNTKSDIEEFIIFNSSLASHSNNMCYEEYN; from the coding sequence ATGAAACTCAAAAAAACAAATTGGTTTAAACTCGTTTTTCAGCTAAAAGGATCAGTTATTTCAGCCATTTATATCCGGGTTATTGGTTTTGGTCTGTTTGGTTTTATTATTTCTGTTCTTTACTATTTAAAACTCCCTGTATCCCAACCTATTTTGGGAAGTGTTGTTCCCAGTATTGTCTTAGGTTTATTACTAGTCTTCCGAACTAATACCGCTTACGAAAGGTTTTGGGAAGGTCGGAGGTTATGGGGAAATTTAGTCAACGATGCCCGTAATATGGCTTGGCAAATAGGGGCAATTATGAACGACATTGAACCACAAGATCAAGCCAACAGAATTAGAGCCATGCGCCTTGTAGGTGCTTTACTTGTGTCCTGTAAATTGTATCTTAGGTTAGAACCTGTAAATAGCGAATTAGAAGCATTGATGTCTCGCTCTCAATATTTACAGCTAAAAACAATTAACAATCCACCGCTACTGATTGTTTCTTGGATAGCAGATTATCTACAACAGCAGTATAAACGTGGTAGCGATGTTTTACATTACAGTCATGTAATTTTTATGCAAACTACTGTGAAGAGTATGATGGAGTCTTTAGGACACTGCGAACGCATTTTAAGAACGCCCCTCCCCTTAGCTTATTCCATTCATCTCAAGCAACTGTTATTAATTTACTGCCTGTTATTGCCTTTTCAGTTAGTTAAGGATTTGGGATGGGGGACAGGCTTGCTTGTTAGTTTGATTAGTTTTACATTACTTGGCATTGAAGAAATTGGAATGGAAATAGAAAATCCTTTTGGTTACGATCCGAACGACTTACCTCTTGATGATATTTGCAACAATACCAAATCGGATATTGAAGAGTTCATTATTTTTAATTCTAGCCTCGCATCTCATTCAAATAATATGTGTTATGAAGAATATAATTAA
- a CDS encoding arginase family protein, whose translation MTTTTSITSQQYAEFDHVFQLFDANGDGFITHEEIVDALEVLGKGVSTQDRTNLLNVLKTNDIVTRDAFIEWMANRQDMDMAADLRQVFHLIDVDGSGKLSVDEFTQVIRCFNTTASDAEIAASVKAVDLDGDGEIDFEEFIVSQTSESPLKISIAALRSFKKTLLQYKKVAEFSSIALIEVDSELGAGTRGQSMGTAALREAAIQKQSALMHAENGVLSLDSLKVQTENKADALGNKHNHAKYIDALYKVLTGTSELVAQTLQAGLFPVVLGGDHSTAAGTIAGIKKAFPHSRLGVVWIDAHADIHSPYTTPSGNMHGMPVAIATGTDNFAKQINDLDSDTLEMWNLCKALGLGNGANLSIDDLVYVAVRDTEEAEDHLIETHHILNMTAEQVRTWGADVVAQHCLAKLNGVDLIYVTFDVDSMDSSICMGTGTPAPHGIFLEEARLLNETLVKDPRVCCWEICEINPLLDTLNTMVENSLLIFESVVDAIAKR comes from the coding sequence ATGACTACAACCACATCAATTACATCTCAACAATATGCAGAATTTGACCATGTTTTCCAATTGTTTGATGCTAATGGTGATGGCTTCATCACTCATGAGGAAATCGTGGATGCTCTCGAAGTTCTGGGAAAAGGCGTTTCGACTCAAGATCGGACTAACCTGTTGAATGTACTCAAAACCAACGATATCGTGACACGGGATGCTTTCATTGAATGGATGGCAAACCGCCAGGATATGGACATGGCGGCGGATCTACGACAAGTGTTCCATCTGATTGATGTTGATGGTAGTGGCAAATTATCCGTTGATGAGTTCACGCAAGTTATTCGCTGTTTCAATACCACAGCCAGCGATGCAGAAATTGCCGCATCGGTGAAAGCAGTCGATTTAGATGGAGATGGTGAAATTGATTTTGAAGAGTTTATTGTGAGTCAGACTTCTGAATCGCCTCTGAAGATTTCCATCGCAGCCTTACGCAGTTTCAAAAAGACTTTGCTTCAGTACAAGAAAGTTGCCGAGTTTTCCTCAATTGCCCTGATTGAAGTTGATTCTGAATTGGGAGCAGGAACGCGCGGTCAATCTATGGGAACGGCCGCATTGAGAGAAGCTGCAATCCAAAAACAGTCTGCCCTCATGCACGCCGAGAATGGTGTTTTGAGTCTGGATAGTCTGAAAGTGCAAACAGAAAATAAGGCAGATGCCCTGGGAAACAAACATAACCACGCCAAGTATATTGATGCATTGTATAAAGTGTTGACTGGAACGAGTGAACTGGTGGCACAAACCCTACAGGCGGGGTTGTTTCCAGTTGTACTGGGAGGAGATCATTCAACGGCGGCGGGAACGATCGCTGGCATCAAAAAAGCCTTTCCCCATAGCCGTTTAGGAGTCGTCTGGATTGATGCTCATGCCGATATTCATTCACCCTATACGACCCCATCGGGGAATATGCATGGAATGCCAGTGGCGATCGCTACTGGCACTGATAACTTCGCCAAACAAATCAATGACTTAGACTCAGACACCCTAGAAATGTGGAATCTCTGCAAAGCATTAGGATTAGGAAATGGTGCCAATTTGAGCATTGACGATCTGGTGTATGTGGCAGTGCGAGATACCGAAGAAGCAGAAGATCACCTGATTGAAACACACCACATCCTGAATATGACCGCCGAGCAAGTTCGTACCTGGGGTGCGGATGTCGTAGCACAACACTGTTTGGCAAAATTAAATGGGGTGGATCTGATTTACGTCACTTTTGACGTGGATAGCATGGATTCCTCGATTTGCATGGGAACAGGGACTCCGGCTCCTCATGGCATTTTTCTTGAAGAAGCGCGGCTGCTCAATGAAACGTTGGTCAAAGATCCACGGGTATGTTGTTGGGAAATCTGCGAAATTAATCCCCTGCTTGATACCCTGAATACGATGGTAGAAAACTCTCTGCTCATTTTTGAAAGTGTGGTAGATGCCATAGCGAAGCGTTAA
- a CDS encoding DMT family transporter, which yields MSDLNISFESKSSLKLQHTQGIILLVAVTIFWGTTFPLVKQTIVSLSPGTLIAVRCSLAALAFAVHLRDLNMRSLRDGTILGLLLFASLATQGMALETISANRSAFIASMNVILVPLLGQLLGQRVLVTTFLAAGLALGGVGVMSWEDGVLGIGDLLMVGDVLCYAAYIMTLEAVTPRHSPLSLTAVQILVVGVLATLWSAPELIGELQALTTNWTNLIPIVYLALVTAATTWLPAIAQNSVSAQETAIIYTFEPAVAAVFSFWLLGEKLGVRGWLGAGMVLAAMILSQIPMINFPIKIKPLSQEPAKAQEDVSEFAQKLEFEPMEEKLPEQKMCGGLLK from the coding sequence ATGTCCGATCTAAATATTTCTTTTGAGTCCAAAAGCAGTCTGAAATTGCAGCATACCCAGGGGATCATCCTGCTTGTGGCTGTAACTATTTTCTGGGGAACGACCTTCCCTCTGGTTAAGCAAACAATTGTTAGCCTTTCTCCGGGAACGCTGATCGCCGTTCGTTGCTCCTTAGCAGCACTAGCTTTTGCTGTGCATTTGCGTGACTTGAATATGCGATCGCTCCGGGATGGCACAATCTTGGGATTGCTGCTGTTTGCCTCTTTAGCAACCCAGGGGATGGCGCTTGAGACGATCTCTGCTAACCGATCAGCATTCATAGCTAGCATGAATGTCATCTTAGTCCCGCTCTTGGGACAGCTACTTGGTCAGCGTGTACTGGTTACGACTTTCCTCGCCGCCGGACTGGCTTTAGGTGGTGTTGGTGTCATGTCTTGGGAGGATGGAGTCTTAGGCATCGGTGATCTGTTGATGGTAGGTGACGTTCTCTGTTATGCCGCCTATATCATGACGCTTGAAGCGGTCACGCCACGTCACTCACCCTTGTCACTGACCGCAGTCCAGATATTGGTAGTAGGAGTACTGGCCACCCTCTGGTCAGCCCCCGAACTAATTGGAGAGCTTCAGGCGCTGACAACGAACTGGACAAACTTGATTCCGATTGTCTACTTAGCTTTAGTTACCGCCGCCACCACTTGGCTACCTGCGATCGCTCAGAACTCTGTTTCGGCTCAAGAGACGGCGATCATCTACACCTTTGAGCCTGCGGTTGCAGCAGTATTCTCGTTTTGGCTGCTAGGCGAAAAGCTGGGAGTACGGGGTTGGCTTGGCGCAGGGATGGTACTAGCCGCAATGATTCTTAGCCAGATTCCCATGATCAATTTCCCCATCAAAATCAAACCTCTTTCTCAAGAACCAGCGAAGGCTCAAGAAGATGTGAGTGAGTTCGCTCAAAAGTTAGAGTTTGAGCCTATGGAAGAAAAATTGCCTGAACAGAAGATGTGTGGGGGTTTGCTGAAGTAA
- a CDS encoding mechanosensitive ion channel family protein: MNKIFLIVTIMTLTQLLRGLFFSIIIKRIKHFTSGTETTLDDELVEILEEPLGWLIFIAGLWIVQLILAENLKPQVSEILGKTLSLIAIVAVAYIVYRASPLLGEILRKLTLNTKTELDDLLVPYVPRLFQTVAIAIVALKAGEVLLGASANALVGLLGGAGITFGLLLKDIIYDWFCTIIIYTDNLYRPGDWLVVDGIDSTVEVLEVGIRTTKLRLAKWDSIKKIPNSTMITGIVENWSQNPGSEESFGINLTLKIDSISAEKTALICEAIQKLPKSIDSLHDGCDVWLDRLEQNARIINIRAFNNNMDLYFNACEKLNLAILVLLEEQGIDTLHVEFRTYLDSYKQTWGKTDQATN, translated from the coding sequence ATGAATAAAATATTTTTGATCGTCACCATCATGACGCTGACACAGCTGTTGAGAGGATTGTTTTTTTCGATAATCATCAAGAGAATCAAACATTTTACTAGCGGAACTGAGACTACACTGGACGATGAATTAGTCGAGATTCTGGAGGAACCATTAGGGTGGCTGATTTTCATCGCTGGACTTTGGATAGTGCAGTTAATTTTGGCAGAGAATCTCAAGCCTCAAGTCAGTGAGATACTGGGTAAGACTCTCAGTCTGATCGCTATTGTTGCCGTTGCATATATTGTTTACCGTGCTTCTCCATTGTTAGGAGAGATACTGAGAAAACTGACGCTGAACACCAAAACGGAACTAGACGACTTGCTTGTACCCTACGTGCCTCGTCTGTTTCAGACGGTGGCGATCGCTATTGTAGCTTTGAAGGCAGGTGAGGTGTTGTTAGGCGCATCTGCAAATGCGCTGGTTGGTCTATTAGGGGGAGCGGGAATCACGTTCGGTTTATTGCTGAAGGACATTATCTATGACTGGTTCTGTACCATCATTATTTATACGGATAATCTATATCGACCTGGTGACTGGCTGGTTGTGGATGGAATAGATAGTACTGTTGAAGTCCTAGAAGTCGGCATCCGAACTACAAAGCTTCGTCTAGCAAAATGGGACTCTATCAAAAAGATACCCAATTCCACAATGATTACTGGAATTGTCGAGAATTGGTCGCAAAATCCTGGCTCTGAAGAATCATTTGGCATTAACTTAACTCTGAAGATTGATAGTATTTCGGCGGAAAAAACTGCGCTAATTTGTGAGGCAATTCAGAAGCTACCTAAGTCTATTGATTCCTTACATGACGGATGTGATGTTTGGTTGGATAGACTTGAACAGAATGCTCGCATCATAAATATTCGAGCTTTTAATAACAATATGGATTTATACTTTAACGCTTGTGAAAAATTAAATTTAGCAATATTGGTACTACTGGAAGAACAGGGTATAGATACCCTACACGTGGAATTTAGAACATACTTGGACAGCTATAAGCAGACTTGGGGAAAAACTGATCAAGCGACAAATTGA
- the ruvB gene encoding Holliday junction branch migration DNA helicase RuvB — MAIISSKKQPQEPNGEPKPHRESAPAPANQNILQPEAATDEQGKQEESIRPQQFADYIGQKDLKDVLDIAIKAAKSRGEVLDHLLLYGPPGLGKTTMAMILASEMGVDYKITSAPALERPRDIVGLLVNLKPGDVLFVDEIHRLSRMTEEILYPAMEDYRLDITVGKGAGARIRSIPLNKFTLVGATTRAGALSSPLRDRFGLVQKLRFYEVDELRQIVLRSADFLKTPIADDGAIEIARRSRGTPRIANRLLKRVRDYAEVKSSGEINETVASEALQLFQVDPCGLDWTDRRMLSVIIEQFNGGPVGLETIAAATGEDTQTIEEVYEPYLMQIGYLGRTPRGRIATTSAYKHLGFKPPNEQLSLL, encoded by the coding sequence ATGGCGATAATCTCCTCGAAAAAACAGCCTCAAGAACCCAACGGAGAACCAAAGCCGCATCGGGAGTCGGCCCCCGCACCTGCAAATCAGAACATTTTGCAACCTGAAGCTGCTACTGACGAACAAGGTAAGCAAGAAGAGAGTATCAGACCTCAGCAATTTGCTGATTACATTGGACAGAAAGACTTAAAGGATGTGCTAGATATTGCCATCAAAGCAGCTAAGTCAAGGGGTGAGGTGCTGGATCACTTGCTGCTATATGGACCTCCGGGATTGGGTAAAACAACAATGGCAATGATTTTAGCATCAGAGATGGGAGTTGACTACAAAATTACCAGTGCGCCAGCGCTAGAACGTCCCAGAGATATTGTCGGGCTACTAGTTAACCTTAAACCCGGAGATGTCCTCTTTGTTGACGAAATTCATCGTCTTTCGCGGATGACCGAAGAAATTCTCTATCCAGCTATGGAAGATTATCGTTTAGATATTACCGTAGGCAAGGGTGCTGGCGCTCGCATCAGAAGTATACCACTGAACAAATTTACTCTCGTGGGAGCCACAACTCGTGCAGGGGCGCTGAGTTCACCATTACGCGATCGCTTTGGCTTAGTCCAGAAGCTGCGATTTTACGAAGTTGACGAACTCAGGCAAATTGTGTTAAGAAGTGCCGATTTTCTCAAAACTCCCATCGCCGATGATGGGGCGATAGAAATTGCTCGGCGTTCCAGAGGCACACCCCGGATTGCCAATAGGTTACTTAAGCGTGTACGTGATTACGCTGAAGTAAAATCATCAGGTGAGATTAATGAAACCGTTGCATCCGAGGCATTACAACTATTTCAAGTAGACCCATGCGGTTTAGATTGGACAGACCGCCGAATGCTGAGTGTCATAATTGAACAATTTAATGGTGGTCCCGTAGGATTAGAAACAATTGCCGCCGCTACAGGTGAAGATACCCAAACAATTGAAGAAGTTTATGAACCTTACTTAATGCAAATTGGCTATTTAGGCCGGACTCCCCGTGGCAGAATCGCCACAACCTCAGCCTACAAGCATTTGGGTTTTAAGCCGCCTAATGAACAATTATCGTTGCTGTAA
- a CDS encoding histidine phosphatase family protein, which translates to MNNLPKEHLSSKIIFNSETSNQVVENNHQEGKVYFIRHGESTSNERNIFAGVLDVDLTAFGRLQARQAGSDLKKKGMKFDAVYVSHMRRARQTCEIALAESQALKSSDIPIQIDHRISEKSFGIFAGRNLNLLRLALGYEGFEEMLHSHNEAPPAGEKIGQVYQRAASFYEERIVPHLERGETVLVVCHQYVLEPLALYLSDLPPTAYKHLKLPNGKALSQEELVKFRDKESGGAASVRKQINDLSIMWAIFLYAAAFLLGCLVRALSASTGGMPSELFRGIIVVCLAASTFYTYLDIDFAASKRKVTSTVKYIVYGWMLVRWIVGLFLIFSGILYQSPGDLYKVMWVLFLMVPPALTSPVLSVLWGGNLYPSAILSRTLSIIAPVALVVTFGLAKQLPINNSSLIFFGIILIVGLAIPGAIAQFWRDKSPVESNHHSKNWKFIGVLAVALMALATGFQFTPSTFISDLLSSTDPTRSLACLQQLAVATLVFILIRVSAVLTSVLTTGKLNKAEAKDAYILLVNPNFFLWASLFVGVTTTANPEAVKYAIFWAALGFFSIPLVEQILFMNSFGNELLRETLRSSRMATEDIRKLFLELDTDGSKALDKDEIMELLGRIEDMTTGERSSQEIRRYITDYLFNTLDADKNGTVDLQELEEYVSTYGLVANLNVVSAAASPGSLGI; encoded by the coding sequence ATGAATAATCTACCAAAAGAGCATCTATCTTCAAAAATAATTTTCAACTCGGAAACATCTAACCAAGTAGTAGAAAACAATCATCAAGAAGGAAAAGTCTATTTCATTCGGCATGGTGAAAGTACCAGCAATGAACGTAATATTTTTGCAGGTGTATTAGATGTAGATTTGACTGCATTTGGTAGATTGCAAGCGCGTCAAGCAGGTTCTGACCTTAAGAAAAAAGGGATGAAGTTTGATGCTGTATATGTCTCTCACATGAGACGCGCACGACAAACTTGTGAAATTGCACTTGCTGAAAGTCAGGCTTTGAAATCCTCTGATATTCCTATTCAAATCGACCATCGAATTAGCGAAAAATCTTTTGGTATTTTTGCAGGTCGTAACCTGAATTTGCTGCGTCTAGCTTTGGGCTACGAAGGCTTTGAGGAAATGTTGCATTCACATAACGAAGCACCTCCGGCTGGCGAGAAGATTGGACAAGTTTATCAACGCGCTGCAAGTTTCTATGAGGAGCGAATTGTACCGCACTTAGAACGGGGTGAAACTGTCCTGGTGGTGTGCCACCAATATGTATTGGAGCCTTTAGCACTTTATTTAAGTGATTTACCACCAACTGCTTATAAACATCTGAAACTCCCTAATGGTAAAGCTCTTAGTCAAGAGGAGTTAGTCAAGTTTCGTGATAAGGAATCGGGTGGTGCAGCTTCTGTGCGTAAGCAGATCAATGATCTGTCAATTATGTGGGCAATTTTTCTCTATGCTGCTGCCTTCTTACTAGGATGCTTGGTAAGGGCGTTAAGTGCCTCCACAGGAGGAATGCCATCAGAACTATTTCGAGGAATAATTGTTGTTTGTCTGGCTGCTTCAACCTTTTATACTTACCTGGATATTGACTTTGCAGCGAGTAAACGCAAAGTAACTTCAACTGTGAAGTATATAGTCTACGGATGGATGTTAGTGAGATGGATAGTTGGGCTATTTTTAATATTTTCGGGAATCTTGTATCAAAGCCCAGGCGATTTGTACAAAGTTATGTGGGTGCTGTTTTTGATGGTTCCACCCGCCCTGACTTCCCCAGTTTTATCGGTACTTTGGGGCGGTAATCTTTATCCTTCGGCTATCTTATCTAGGACTTTATCAATCATCGCTCCAGTTGCACTGGTTGTGACATTTGGCTTGGCAAAACAATTACCAATTAACAATTCAAGCCTGATATTTTTCGGGATTATTCTCATTGTTGGTCTGGCAATACCAGGAGCGATAGCTCAGTTTTGGCGTGACAAATCTCCTGTTGAGTCAAACCATCACAGTAAGAACTGGAAATTTATTGGAGTGCTTGCTGTCGCATTAATGGCTTTGGCTACAGGGTTTCAGTTTACTCCATCAACATTTATTTCCGATTTATTGTCATCAACCGATCCGACCCGCTCACTAGCCTGTTTGCAACAACTAGCAGTGGCAACATTAGTTTTTATCTTAATCCGTGTCTCTGCCGTATTAACTTCAGTATTGACAACAGGCAAGCTGAATAAAGCAGAAGCTAAGGATGCTTATATCCTGCTTGTGAATCCCAACTTTTTCCTTTGGGCATCTCTTTTCGTGGGAGTTACTACAACTGCAAATCCAGAAGCTGTAAAATATGCAATTTTTTGGGCAGCATTAGGGTTTTTCTCCATACCACTCGTCGAGCAGATATTGTTTATGAATTCATTTGGTAATGAATTATTGAGAGAAACTTTACGCTCTTCGAGAATGGCAACAGAAGATATCAGAAAGCTTTTCCTTGAATTGGATACAGATGGAAGTAAGGCACTCGATAAAGACGAAATTATGGAGCTTTTAGGCCGAATAGAAGATATGACAACAGGTGAACGTAGCTCACAAGAAATTAGGAGATACATAACTGATTATCTGTTCAACACTCTTGACGCAGATAAAAATGGCACAGTTGATTTGCAAGAGTTAGAAGAGTATGTATCAACCTATGGGTTAGTTGCTAACCTTAACGTTGTTTCTGCTGCTGCATCTCCAGGTTCATTAGGAATTTAG
- a CDS encoding pentapeptide repeat-containing protein, translated as MSLNVELLEQSFDKIKPRANEFAASFYENLFQAHPEVKPLFTHTDMGNQEKKLLNSLVLVVENLRNPEALGPVLNALGGRHVGYGAIPKYYGPVGEALLLTFEQYLEEDWTPEVNKAWLNAYRAITALMLKGAGVDYAPTQVKSEIAANSKQPVATKPIEQKIKEIPQVETAEPILTEIPEEESSELPVDLLESTFAKVKPRANEFAASFYENLFETHPEVKPLFTHTDMGNQEKKLLNSLVLVVENLRNPEALGPVLNALGGRHVGYGAIPKYYRPVGEALLLTFEQYLEADWTPEVNKAWLNAYRAITALMLKGAEEESSPKVIQAEKPAVLPKPVQVEKPVIVSKPATLKTQIQKESQLFQPSAELEKKSLISIQLDGEVLKEIINNFTANYQKFQTKISEQPISEVLKQLPAKLIDAFWIAPVWLVAIGSAVIFTVVLVIVDDNSLLAEVLGAADTISLVVALVLFIKEAPDRRKQFHYQAWGTVDAAHDVKVSYARILALQDLNEDGVSLRGLDAPGAELVDINLSHANLSKANLMESDLTNANLSYANLDNANLSQVKLSGANLSHAKLGFSRLIKANLNSANLSNANLICADLSDANLNGANLRDASLSGANLAGAYLTGANLKNAKVSDYELNSAFLEGAIMPDGSKYKSVEDRTKNK; from the coding sequence ATGTCGTTAAACGTTGAACTTTTAGAGCAAAGTTTTGATAAAATTAAACCCCGTGCTAATGAATTTGCAGCCAGTTTCTATGAGAATTTGTTTCAAGCCCACCCAGAGGTGAAACCGCTATTTACCCATACTGATATGGGAAACCAAGAGAAAAAGTTGTTAAATTCTCTGGTTTTGGTAGTTGAAAATCTCCGCAACCCAGAAGCTTTGGGGCCAGTTCTCAATGCTCTAGGAGGTAGACACGTTGGCTATGGAGCGATTCCCAAATACTATGGGCCAGTGGGAGAAGCTCTGCTGTTGACCTTTGAGCAGTATTTGGAAGAAGATTGGACTCCTGAAGTTAACAAAGCTTGGCTAAATGCTTATCGAGCAATTACTGCTTTGATGTTAAAAGGTGCAGGTGTAGATTATGCACCAACTCAAGTTAAATCAGAGATAGCCGCAAATTCCAAACAACCAGTAGCGACAAAACCAATTGAGCAAAAAATCAAGGAAATTCCACAAGTAGAAACAGCCGAGCCAATATTAACAGAAATACCAGAGGAAGAATCTTCCGAGTTACCTGTAGATTTACTAGAAAGCACTTTTGCAAAAGTTAAACCCCGTGCTAATGAATTTGCAGCCAGCTTCTATGAGAATTTGTTTGAAACCCACCCAGAGGTAAAACCGCTATTTACCCATACTGATATGGGAAACCAAGAGAAAAAGTTGTTAAACTCTCTGGTTTTGGTAGTTGAAAATCTCCGCAACCCAGAAGCTTTGGGACCAGTTCTCAATGCTCTAGGAGGTAGACACGTAGGCTATGGAGCGATTCCTAAATACTATAGACCGGTGGGAGAAGCTCTGCTGTTGACCTTTGAGCAGTATCTGGAAGCAGATTGGACTCCTGAAGTTAACAAAGCTTGGCTAAATGCTTATCGAGCAATTACTGCTTTGATGTTAAAAGGTGCAGAGGAAGAATCTTCACCTAAAGTTATCCAAGCTGAGAAACCTGCTGTTTTACCAAAACCTGTCCAAGTTGAGAAACCTGTTATTGTATCAAAACCTGCAACATTAAAAACCCAAATTCAAAAAGAATCTCAGCTATTTCAGCCCTCAGCAGAGCTAGAGAAAAAATCTCTGATATCAATTCAGTTAGATGGTGAAGTTTTAAAAGAAATTATCAATAATTTTACTGCTAATTATCAGAAATTTCAGACGAAAATATCAGAACAGCCAATCAGTGAAGTCCTTAAACAACTTCCTGCTAAACTTATTGATGCTTTCTGGATAGCACCAGTATGGTTAGTCGCTATTGGTTCGGCAGTTATTTTTACAGTAGTTCTTGTAATTGTCGATGACAACTCTTTACTAGCAGAGGTTTTGGGTGCTGCTGATACTATCAGTTTGGTAGTTGCGCTAGTTCTATTCATTAAAGAAGCTCCAGATCGCAGAAAACAATTTCATTATCAAGCCTGGGGTACGGTTGATGCAGCCCACGATGTTAAAGTGAGTTATGCGAGAATTTTGGCACTGCAAGATTTGAATGAGGATGGTGTTTCTCTGAGAGGTTTGGATGCTCCGGGTGCGGAGTTGGTAGATATTAATCTCTCTCATGCCAATTTGAGTAAAGCTAATTTAATGGAAAGCGATTTGACAAATGCTAATTTGAGTTATGCCAATTTAGATAATGCTAATCTCAGTCAGGTTAAACTGAGTGGTGCAAATTTGAGTCATGCAAAATTGGGGTTTTCTCGTTTGATTAAGGCTAATCTTAATAGTGCAAATCTGAGTAATGCTAATTTAATTTGTGCAGATTTAAGTGATGCAAACTTGAATGGTGCAAATTTGAGAGATGCTAGTTTGAGTGGTGCAAACCTAGCAGGAGCTTACCTAACTGGTGCTAATCTCAAAAATGCTAAGGTGAGCGATTATGAACTGAATAGTGCTTTCCTGGAAGGTGCGATTATGCCTGATGGCTCAAAGTATAAATCTGTGGAAGATCGGACTAAAAATAAATAA